One stretch of Pontiella desulfatans DNA includes these proteins:
- a CDS encoding type II toxin-antitoxin system PemK/MazF family toxin, with protein MVAPSVGSIVLVNFPFSDLSSSKLRPAVVLAGVGRDDWVLCQITSNPYSDPNAVEITDSDFTRGSLLRTSFARPGKLFSANTSIMVREAGNLVPAKLDAVVDGVIALLRPDAS; from the coding sequence ATGGTCGCACCTTCAGTAGGCTCGATTGTCCTCGTCAACTTCCCGTTTTCAGATCTTTCGTCCAGTAAGTTGCGTCCTGCCGTCGTGCTTGCTGGAGTCGGCAGGGACGATTGGGTGCTATGCCAAATTACCAGTAATCCATATTCCGATCCGAACGCGGTTGAAATTACCGATTCGGATTTCACGAGAGGTTCCCTTTTGCGAACTAGCTTTGCACGCCCCGGAAAACTATTCTCCGCAAACACATCAATCATGGTTCGCGAAGCAGGGAACTTGGTTCCGGCCAAACTCGATGCGGTCGTCGATGGCGTCATTGCCCTGCTCCGGCCAGATGCTTCATGA
- a CDS encoding PDDEXK family nuclease, translating into MYKLNVDDKALVKLAPTSFGSRNLLERYDIQEWIEKTPAILGEDLLIIGKELQLQSGSRLDLLAIDRNARLVIVELKRDDSGKEVDWQAIKYTSYCSNFLVEEVVGNYAVYLNSDEEDARSRIDEFIDVELELLNNSQRIILVSKEYHSDVISAVLWLRDYGVDIECLRLTPFVDDKGDLFIQPDKIIPLPEAKDYILKKERKRIEIKKAQSPFEKGDVIESVNVLISIGTYRLERYDSHSISVYNCDAERCEMAKPVLRMINDEKRLRVSLTNSSGRSKNTRSLGKEIIAELKAQGKACS; encoded by the coding sequence ATGTATAAACTTAATGTTGACGACAAAGCGCTTGTAAAGCTTGCGCCAACGAGTTTTGGCTCCCGCAACCTGCTGGAGCGATACGATATTCAAGAATGGATCGAGAAGACGCCCGCGATCCTAGGTGAGGATTTGCTGATAATCGGCAAGGAACTTCAACTCCAATCAGGGAGCCGTCTCGATCTTCTGGCAATTGATAGAAATGCGCGACTTGTCATTGTTGAGCTGAAACGCGATGACTCTGGAAAGGAAGTAGATTGGCAGGCGATCAAATATACATCTTATTGTTCCAACTTCTTGGTCGAAGAGGTTGTCGGGAATTATGCCGTCTATCTAAATTCAGATGAGGAAGATGCTCGATCCCGAATCGATGAGTTCATCGATGTTGAGTTGGAACTCCTAAATAATAGCCAACGCATCATTCTTGTTTCAAAAGAATATCACTCGGATGTCATCTCTGCCGTATTATGGCTTCGGGATTATGGCGTTGATATCGAGTGCTTGCGTCTGACGCCGTTTGTTGATGACAAGGGGGATTTGTTTATTCAGCCGGACAAAATCATCCCTCTTCCAGAAGCCAAGGATTACATACTTAAGAAAGAGCGGAAACGGATAGAGATCAAGAAAGCCCAGAGCCCTTTTGAAAAAGGTGATGTAATTGAATCTGTTAATGTATTGATTTCAATCGGTACATATCGATTAGAGAGGTACGACAGTCATTCCATTAGCGTTTACAACTGCGATGCCGAGCGTTGCGAAATGGCAAAACCTGTGCTCCGGATGATTAACGATGAGAAAAGGTTGAGGGTAAGCTTAACCAATTCAAGCGGGCGTTCGAAAAATACTAGGTCTTTAGGGAAAGAGATCATCGCGGAGTTGAAGGCACAGGGCAAAGCCTGTTCTTAA
- a CDS encoding nucleotidyl transferase AbiEii/AbiGii toxin family protein: protein MFNPAYSNQVKLLLSVLPLIQEYDSFALKGGTAMNLFVQNLPRLSVDIDLAFLPLIPRHEALQEISKTLESLSGKIQSILPECSVTHQPVAGVTGRLVVNSPAATIKVEPNFVFRGAVHPEETRLLCPDAQDLFELFLECRVLSIADLYGGKIAAALDRQHPRDLFDVHLMFERFGLSDEIRTACTIYLAGHPRPMAELLTPNNQPLENLYASQFAGMAREPISIETLAKTRTRLVRELKESLSENERLFLLSIKTGKPEWNRIPIEHLERLPALQWKLRNIHNMDAQKHKQSIDKLKQVLEL, encoded by the coding sequence ATGTTTAATCCCGCTTATTCAAACCAAGTGAAGCTGCTGCTCAGCGTTTTACCTTTGATCCAAGAATACGACAGCTTTGCCCTGAAGGGCGGGACAGCCATGAACCTTTTTGTGCAGAACCTGCCCCGGCTTTCCGTTGATATTGATTTGGCCTTTCTTCCATTGATCCCACGCCATGAAGCTCTTCAAGAGATCTCGAAGACACTTGAGTCACTTTCGGGTAAAATACAATCGATACTGCCGGAATGTTCCGTCACCCATCAGCCTGTGGCCGGGGTGACCGGGCGACTGGTCGTTAACTCTCCGGCAGCCACCATTAAAGTAGAGCCGAATTTCGTTTTCAGAGGGGCTGTGCATCCAGAGGAAACACGCCTGCTCTGCCCTGATGCCCAGGATCTGTTCGAACTTTTTCTGGAGTGCCGGGTTCTGTCTATCGCCGATCTTTATGGCGGAAAAATCGCAGCGGCACTAGACCGACAGCATCCCCGAGACCTGTTTGATGTCCATCTGATGTTCGAGCGGTTCGGACTTAGCGATGAAATCCGCACGGCCTGCACAATATATCTCGCGGGACACCCGCGGCCTATGGCGGAGCTGCTCACCCCCAATAACCAACCTCTCGAAAACCTGTATGCCTCGCAGTTTGCAGGCATGGCCCGTGAGCCAATAAGCATCGAGACATTAGCGAAAACACGAACCCGCCTTGTTCGTGAGCTGAAAGAGAGTCTGTCAGAAAATGAAAGGCTGTTTCTACTTTCGATCAAAACAGGCAAACCAGAATGGAATCGCATACCCATTGAGCACCTTGAGCGCTTGCCCGCGCTTCAATGGAAGCTTAGAAACATCCACAACATGGACGCCCAAAAACACAAGCAATCCATAGATAAGCTGAAGCAGGTTCTGGAACTGTAG
- a CDS encoding type IV toxin-antitoxin system AbiEi family antitoxin, which yields MHGVSNNLARRYVSSGWFERIGQGAYIRYGDDVDWQGGLYALQSQLGLKVHVGGLSSLRLKGMGHFLSLDADQSIQLFSGSAKPLPAWFRETDWGVQIQHRTASLFSNAENLQMSSVPHKSFEIEMSPPELAAFEMIHGIKDNSDFDHARTVFEGLSTLRPKESQELLQTCKSVRVKRLFLWMARDCGHPWFKYMDMEKVDLGSGKRVVYKGGKLDQEFLITVPRPEGVSDV from the coding sequence GTGCATGGAGTATCAAACAACCTTGCACGAAGGTATGTTTCATCGGGATGGTTTGAACGCATCGGACAAGGTGCCTATATACGATACGGTGACGATGTCGATTGGCAGGGTGGATTATATGCGTTGCAGTCCCAGCTTGGATTGAAAGTTCATGTTGGGGGGTTGAGTTCCCTCCGCCTCAAGGGTATGGGGCATTTTCTTTCTTTGGATGCAGATCAATCCATCCAGCTATTCAGCGGGAGCGCTAAACCGCTTCCCGCATGGTTCCGCGAGACGGATTGGGGCGTTCAGATCCAACACCGCACGGCATCCCTTTTCAGCAATGCGGAAAACCTCCAGATGAGTTCCGTGCCGCATAAGAGTTTTGAAATAGAAATGTCCCCACCGGAGCTGGCTGCTTTCGAAATGATCCATGGCATAAAAGACAATTCTGATTTTGATCATGCCCGAACTGTATTTGAGGGGCTGAGCACACTTCGCCCCAAGGAGAGCCAGGAACTTTTGCAGACATGTAAGTCCGTTCGGGTCAAACGCCTTTTTTTATGGATGGCTCGGGATTGCGGTCATCCATGGTTTAAATACATGGATATGGAGAAAGTGGATTTGGGAAGTGGAAAGCGGGTGGTCTACAAGGGAGGCAAACTGGATCAGGAATTCTTGATCACCGTTCCCCGCCCGGAAGGGGTGTCTGATGTTTAA
- a CDS encoding vWA domain-containing protein — protein MPDESWSMDGLRMATLNQAVREAFGELKTVAKQHPEVKFKVRVIAFSDGARWHIGPDPVDPEQLSWEDLTAQTMTSTGAAVKMLAESVTMDKMPRKGFPPVMVLLSDGDNTDGKAYDDAIEQLDREVWGAKAVRLSIGIGDEYDRKQLEKFTNHPEVGVLEAKNTVDLANYIQYALVTATLSVNF, from the coding sequence ATGCCCGATGAATCATGGTCGATGGACGGCTTACGGATGGCGACCCTTAATCAAGCGGTGAGAGAAGCCTTTGGCGAACTCAAGACCGTGGCCAAACAACATCCTGAGGTTAAATTTAAAGTCAGGGTCATCGCTTTTTCGGATGGCGCGCGCTGGCACATCGGACCGGACCCTGTTGATCCGGAACAACTGTCGTGGGAAGATCTGACGGCCCAGACCATGACGTCAACCGGTGCCGCGGTCAAAATGCTGGCCGAATCGGTCACTATGGACAAGATGCCGCGAAAGGGTTTTCCGCCCGTCATGGTGCTTTTGTCCGACGGCGACAACACGGACGGCAAGGCCTACGACGACGCCATCGAGCAACTGGATCGCGAAGTGTGGGGAGCGAAAGCCGTCCGCCTGTCGATCGGTATTGGGGATGAATACGACCGCAAGCAACTGGAAAAGTTCACCAACCATCCGGAAGTCGGGGTTCTCGAAGCCAAGAACACGGTCGATTTGGCGAACTATATCCAATACGCGCTCGTAACGGCGACCCTCTCGGTTAACTTCTAA
- a CDS encoding recombinase family protein, whose translation MIYARKSTDAKLEQKINSISVQCASARSYIESQQHAGWYALDEELMDNNISGATMERPGIKRLKQLILEDKVRIVIVNRLDRISRSLSQFLELMTFFEAHGVSLVSVTQNINTSTPMGRLMIQIIMGFSEFERELICERVTERMHAARKNGQFLGGRPVLGYNIKPEGRALEIDELEAIRVREIFSMYIKQRSVKTVALELRNRGWKNKRWITREGKVTGGSDFTVSTLHNLLKNLIYIGKVTLKDEIFEGQHEGIVNSDIFDRANTILSGNDLTKGNRNRNSHDALLKGLLTCKACGTAFVHTGTKKKSGKG comes from the coding sequence GTGATCTATGCCAGAAAATCCACAGATGCAAAGCTTGAGCAGAAGATTAACTCCATCTCCGTGCAATGCGCCTCAGCACGCAGCTACATTGAATCTCAGCAACATGCAGGTTGGTATGCCCTGGACGAGGAGCTCATGGATAACAACATCAGCGGGGCTACAATGGAGCGTCCAGGGATTAAGCGGCTTAAACAGCTTATCCTTGAAGATAAGGTCAGGATCGTGATCGTCAACCGCCTTGACCGCATCTCACGCAGTCTCTCGCAGTTTCTGGAGCTTATGACCTTCTTCGAGGCACATGGAGTTTCTCTCGTCAGTGTGACGCAGAACATCAACACAAGCACCCCGATGGGCCGTTTGATGATCCAGATTATCATGGGGTTTTCAGAATTCGAAAGGGAGCTGATCTGCGAACGGGTGACCGAACGCATGCATGCCGCACGTAAGAACGGCCAGTTTCTCGGCGGACGACCGGTGCTGGGCTACAACATTAAACCCGAAGGCCGGGCGCTGGAGATCGATGAACTGGAAGCAATCCGGGTTCGTGAAATCTTTTCGATGTATATCAAACAACGCTCCGTCAAGACGGTGGCTCTTGAACTCCGCAATCGCGGTTGGAAAAACAAACGATGGATTACGCGGGAAGGCAAGGTGACAGGCGGGTCGGATTTTACGGTCAGCACATTGCATAATCTGCTTAAAAACCTGATCTACATCGGAAAGGTAACGCTGAAGGATGAGATCTTTGAAGGTCAGCATGAAGGAATCGTGAATTCGGACATCTTCGACCGGGCAAACACAATTCTCTCCGGCAATGATCTCACCAAAGGAAACCGTAACCGCAACAGCCATGACGCCTTGCTGAAAGGACTGCTTACGTGCAAAGCCTGCGGAACCGCTTTCGTTCATACCGGCACTAAAAAGAAATCCGGCAAAGGGTAA
- a CDS encoding DUF2924 domain-containing protein produces MNIEEHEKVLNTLPMRTLRGQYANHYGYTPKTRNRTHLIKKILWAIQRNAQGDISDLARNKALAIADDRDVKERFPKMNPPIQASGNPEGTVNIAYQPESVLLPGSVLHRDYQGETIQVLVLENGFEWNGEVYRSLSATARAITGTRWNGKLFFGLKKGAK; encoded by the coding sequence ATGAATATCGAAGAACATGAAAAGGTGCTCAACACACTCCCGATGCGAACGCTGCGGGGGCAATATGCGAACCATTACGGCTACACGCCCAAAACACGGAACCGTACTCATCTCATCAAAAAAATCCTTTGGGCTATTCAGAGGAATGCCCAGGGTGACATCAGTGATCTGGCCCGAAATAAGGCATTGGCCATCGCAGATGATCGGGATGTCAAAGAGCGCTTCCCGAAAATGAACCCGCCAATTCAGGCATCCGGCAATCCGGAAGGAACAGTCAACATCGCCTACCAACCGGAATCGGTACTACTGCCCGGATCTGTTCTTCACCGGGATTATCAGGGTGAAACCATCCAGGTACTGGTATTGGAAAACGGTTTTGAATGGAACGGTGAGGTCTACAGGTCGTTGTCGGCAACTGCACGGGCCATTACCGGTACCCGCTGGAACGGAAAGCTGTTTTTCGGCCTGAAGAAAGGAGCAAAATAA